The proteins below come from a single Phocoena sinus isolate mPhoSin1 chromosome 2, mPhoSin1.pri, whole genome shotgun sequence genomic window:
- the PFKFB3 gene encoding 6-phosphofructo-2-kinase/fructose-2,6-bisphosphatase 3 isoform X3, translated as MGSGLCAAAGSRCHGRSSREACGPKLTNSPTVIVMVGLPARGKTYISKKLTRYLNWIGVPTKVFNVGEYRREAVKQYSSYNFFRPDNEEAMKVRKQCALAALRDVKSYLTKEGGQIAVFDATNTTRERRHMILHFAKENDFKVFFIESVCDDPTVVASNIMEVKISSPDYKDCNSAEAMDDFMKRINCYEASYQPLDPDKCDRDLSLIKVIDVGRRFLVNRVQDHIQSRIVYYLMNIHVQPRTIYLCRHGESEHNLQGKIGGDSGLSSRGRKFANALSKFVEEQNLKDLKVWTSQLKSTIQTAEALQLPYEQWKALNEIDAGVCEEMTYEEIKDTYPEEYALREQDKYYYRYPTGESYQDLVQRLEPVIMELERQENVLVICHQAVLRCLLAYFLDKSAEEMPYLKCPLHAVLKLTPVAYGCRVESIYLNVESVSTHRERSEDAKKGPNPLMRRNSVTPLASPEPAKKPRINSFEEHMASASAALPTCLPPEVPTQLPGQQNMKGSPSGAEASRTH; from the exons CCTGTGGGCCGAAGCTCACCAACTCCCCAACGGTGATTGTCATGGTGGGCCTCCCAGCCCGGGGGAAGACGTACATCTCCAAGAAGCTGACCCGCTACCTCAACTGGATTGGCGTCCCCACGAAAG TGTTCAACGTGGGCGAGTACCGCCGGGAGGCCGTGAAGCAGTACAGCTCCTACAACTTCTTCCGCCCCGACAATGAGGAGGCCATGAAAGTCCGCAA GCAGTGTGCGCTGGCTGCCTTGAGAGATGTCAAGAGTTACCTGACGAAGGAAGGGGGCCAAATTGCA GTTTTCGACGCCACCAATACTACTAGAGAGAGGAGACACATGATCCTTCATTTTGCCAAAGAAAATGATTTCAAG GTGTTTTTCATTGAGTCTGTGTGTGATGATCCTACAGTTGTGGCCTCCAACATCATG GAAGTGAAAATCTCCAGCCCGGATTACAAAGACTGCAACTCAGCAGAAGCTATGGACGATTTCATGAAGAGAATTAATTGCTATGAAGCCAGCTACCAGCCCCTCGACCCCGATAAATGTGACAG GGACCTGTCCCTGATCAAGGTGATCGACGTGGGCCGGCGGTTCCTGGTGAACAGGGTCCAGGACCACATCCAGAGCCGCATCGTGTACTACCTGATGAACATCCACGTGCAGCCCCGCACCATCTACCTGTGCCGGCATGGGGAGAGCGAGCACAACCTCCAGGGCAAGATCGGCGGGGACTCGGGCCTGTCCAGCAGGGGCAGGAAG ttcgCCAATGCCCTGAGCAAGTTTGTGGAGGAGCAGAACCTGAAGGACCTCAAGGTGTGGACCAGCCAGCTGAAGAGCACCATCCAGACGGCAGAGGCCCTGCAGCTCCCCTACGAGCAGTGGAAGGCGCTCAACGAGATTGACGCC GGTGTCTGTGAGGAGATGACCTACGAGGAGATCAAAGACACCTACCCCGAGGAGTACGCACTGCGCGAGCAGGACAAGTACTACTACCGCTACCCCACCGGGGAG TCCTACCAGGACCTGGTCCAGCGCCTGGAGCCGGTGATCATGGAGCTGGAGCGGCAGGAGAACGTGCTGGTCATCTGCCACCAGGCCGTCCTGCGCTGCCTCCTGGCCTACTTCCTGGACAAGAGCGCAG aGGAGATGCCCTACCTGAAATGCCCCCTTCACGCTGTCCTGAAGCTGACGCCTGTCGCTTACG GCTGCCGAGTAGAATCCATCTACCTGAACGTGGAGTCCGTGAGCACACATCGGGAGAGGTCAGAG GATGCAAAGAAGGGACCTAACCCGCTCATGAGACGCAATAGTGTCACCCCACTAGCCAGCCCCGAGCCCGCCAAAAAGCCTCGCATCAACAGCTTTGAGGAGCATATGGCCTCTGCCTCCgctgccctgcccacctgcctgccccCGGAGGTGCCCACGCAGCTGCCCGGACAA CAGAACATGAAAGGCTCCCCGAGCGGCGCGGAGGCCTCCAGGACGCACTGA
- the PFKFB3 gene encoding 6-phosphofructo-2-kinase/fructose-2,6-bisphosphatase 3 isoform X5: MPFRKACGPKLTNSPTVIVMVGLPARGKTYISKKLTRYLNWIGVPTKVFNVGEYRREAVKQYSSYNFFRPDNEEAMKVRKQCALAALRDVKSYLTKEGGQIAVFDATNTTRERRHMILHFAKENDFKVFFIESVCDDPTVVASNIMEVKISSPDYKDCNSAEAMDDFMKRINCYEASYQPLDPDKCDRDLSLIKVIDVGRRFLVNRVQDHIQSRIVYYLMNIHVQPRTIYLCRHGESEHNLQGKIGGDSGLSSRGRKFANALSKFVEEQNLKDLKVWTSQLKSTIQTAEALQLPYEQWKALNEIDAGVCEEMTYEEIKDTYPEEYALREQDKYYYRYPTGESYQDLVQRLEPVIMELERQENVLVICHQAVLRCLLAYFLDKSAEEMPYLKCPLHAVLKLTPVAYGCRVESIYLNVESVSTHRERSEDAKKGPNPLMRRNSVTPLASPEPAKKPRINSFEEHMASASAALPTCLPPEVPTQLPGQQNMKGSPSGAEASRTH, encoded by the exons CCTGTGGGCCGAAGCTCACCAACTCCCCAACGGTGATTGTCATGGTGGGCCTCCCAGCCCGGGGGAAGACGTACATCTCCAAGAAGCTGACCCGCTACCTCAACTGGATTGGCGTCCCCACGAAAG TGTTCAACGTGGGCGAGTACCGCCGGGAGGCCGTGAAGCAGTACAGCTCCTACAACTTCTTCCGCCCCGACAATGAGGAGGCCATGAAAGTCCGCAA GCAGTGTGCGCTGGCTGCCTTGAGAGATGTCAAGAGTTACCTGACGAAGGAAGGGGGCCAAATTGCA GTTTTCGACGCCACCAATACTACTAGAGAGAGGAGACACATGATCCTTCATTTTGCCAAAGAAAATGATTTCAAG GTGTTTTTCATTGAGTCTGTGTGTGATGATCCTACAGTTGTGGCCTCCAACATCATG GAAGTGAAAATCTCCAGCCCGGATTACAAAGACTGCAACTCAGCAGAAGCTATGGACGATTTCATGAAGAGAATTAATTGCTATGAAGCCAGCTACCAGCCCCTCGACCCCGATAAATGTGACAG GGACCTGTCCCTGATCAAGGTGATCGACGTGGGCCGGCGGTTCCTGGTGAACAGGGTCCAGGACCACATCCAGAGCCGCATCGTGTACTACCTGATGAACATCCACGTGCAGCCCCGCACCATCTACCTGTGCCGGCATGGGGAGAGCGAGCACAACCTCCAGGGCAAGATCGGCGGGGACTCGGGCCTGTCCAGCAGGGGCAGGAAG ttcgCCAATGCCCTGAGCAAGTTTGTGGAGGAGCAGAACCTGAAGGACCTCAAGGTGTGGACCAGCCAGCTGAAGAGCACCATCCAGACGGCAGAGGCCCTGCAGCTCCCCTACGAGCAGTGGAAGGCGCTCAACGAGATTGACGCC GGTGTCTGTGAGGAGATGACCTACGAGGAGATCAAAGACACCTACCCCGAGGAGTACGCACTGCGCGAGCAGGACAAGTACTACTACCGCTACCCCACCGGGGAG TCCTACCAGGACCTGGTCCAGCGCCTGGAGCCGGTGATCATGGAGCTGGAGCGGCAGGAGAACGTGCTGGTCATCTGCCACCAGGCCGTCCTGCGCTGCCTCCTGGCCTACTTCCTGGACAAGAGCGCAG aGGAGATGCCCTACCTGAAATGCCCCCTTCACGCTGTCCTGAAGCTGACGCCTGTCGCTTACG GCTGCCGAGTAGAATCCATCTACCTGAACGTGGAGTCCGTGAGCACACATCGGGAGAGGTCAGAG GATGCAAAGAAGGGACCTAACCCGCTCATGAGACGCAATAGTGTCACCCCACTAGCCAGCCCCGAGCCCGCCAAAAAGCCTCGCATCAACAGCTTTGAGGAGCATATGGCCTCTGCCTCCgctgccctgcccacctgcctgccccCGGAGGTGCCCACGCAGCTGCCCGGACAA CAGAACATGAAAGGCTCCCCGAGCGGCGCGGAGGCCTCCAGGACGCACTGA
- the PFKFB3 gene encoding 6-phosphofructo-2-kinase/fructose-2,6-bisphosphatase 3 isoform X1 gives MPLELTQSRVQKIWIPVDHRPSLPRSCGPKLTNSPTVIVMVGLPARGKTYISKKLTRYLNWIGVPTKVFNVGEYRREAVKQYSSYNFFRPDNEEAMKVRKQCALAALRDVKSYLTKEGGQIAVFDATNTTRERRHMILHFAKENDFKVFFIESVCDDPTVVASNIMEVKISSPDYKDCNSAEAMDDFMKRINCYEASYQPLDPDKCDRDLSLIKVIDVGRRFLVNRVQDHIQSRIVYYLMNIHVQPRTIYLCRHGESEHNLQGKIGGDSGLSSRGRKFANALSKFVEEQNLKDLKVWTSQLKSTIQTAEALQLPYEQWKALNEIDAGVCEEMTYEEIKDTYPEEYALREQDKYYYRYPTGESYQDLVQRLEPVIMELERQENVLVICHQAVLRCLLAYFLDKSAEEMPYLKCPLHAVLKLTPVAYGCRVESIYLNVESVSTHRERSEDAKKGPNPLMRRNSVTPLASPEPAKKPRINSFEEHMASASAALPTCLPPEVPTQLPGQQNMKGSPSGAEASRTH, from the exons CCTGTGGGCCGAAGCTCACCAACTCCCCAACGGTGATTGTCATGGTGGGCCTCCCAGCCCGGGGGAAGACGTACATCTCCAAGAAGCTGACCCGCTACCTCAACTGGATTGGCGTCCCCACGAAAG TGTTCAACGTGGGCGAGTACCGCCGGGAGGCCGTGAAGCAGTACAGCTCCTACAACTTCTTCCGCCCCGACAATGAGGAGGCCATGAAAGTCCGCAA GCAGTGTGCGCTGGCTGCCTTGAGAGATGTCAAGAGTTACCTGACGAAGGAAGGGGGCCAAATTGCA GTTTTCGACGCCACCAATACTACTAGAGAGAGGAGACACATGATCCTTCATTTTGCCAAAGAAAATGATTTCAAG GTGTTTTTCATTGAGTCTGTGTGTGATGATCCTACAGTTGTGGCCTCCAACATCATG GAAGTGAAAATCTCCAGCCCGGATTACAAAGACTGCAACTCAGCAGAAGCTATGGACGATTTCATGAAGAGAATTAATTGCTATGAAGCCAGCTACCAGCCCCTCGACCCCGATAAATGTGACAG GGACCTGTCCCTGATCAAGGTGATCGACGTGGGCCGGCGGTTCCTGGTGAACAGGGTCCAGGACCACATCCAGAGCCGCATCGTGTACTACCTGATGAACATCCACGTGCAGCCCCGCACCATCTACCTGTGCCGGCATGGGGAGAGCGAGCACAACCTCCAGGGCAAGATCGGCGGGGACTCGGGCCTGTCCAGCAGGGGCAGGAAG ttcgCCAATGCCCTGAGCAAGTTTGTGGAGGAGCAGAACCTGAAGGACCTCAAGGTGTGGACCAGCCAGCTGAAGAGCACCATCCAGACGGCAGAGGCCCTGCAGCTCCCCTACGAGCAGTGGAAGGCGCTCAACGAGATTGACGCC GGTGTCTGTGAGGAGATGACCTACGAGGAGATCAAAGACACCTACCCCGAGGAGTACGCACTGCGCGAGCAGGACAAGTACTACTACCGCTACCCCACCGGGGAG TCCTACCAGGACCTGGTCCAGCGCCTGGAGCCGGTGATCATGGAGCTGGAGCGGCAGGAGAACGTGCTGGTCATCTGCCACCAGGCCGTCCTGCGCTGCCTCCTGGCCTACTTCCTGGACAAGAGCGCAG aGGAGATGCCCTACCTGAAATGCCCCCTTCACGCTGTCCTGAAGCTGACGCCTGTCGCTTACG GCTGCCGAGTAGAATCCATCTACCTGAACGTGGAGTCCGTGAGCACACATCGGGAGAGGTCAGAG GATGCAAAGAAGGGACCTAACCCGCTCATGAGACGCAATAGTGTCACCCCACTAGCCAGCCCCGAGCCCGCCAAAAAGCCTCGCATCAACAGCTTTGAGGAGCATATGGCCTCTGCCTCCgctgccctgcccacctgcctgccccCGGAGGTGCCCACGCAGCTGCCCGGACAA CAGAACATGAAAGGCTCCCCGAGCGGCGCGGAGGCCTCCAGGACGCACTGA
- the PFKFB3 gene encoding 6-phosphofructo-2-kinase/fructose-2,6-bisphosphatase 3 isoform X6: MVGLPARGKTYISKKLTRYLNWIGVPTKVFNVGEYRREAVKQYSSYNFFRPDNEEAMKVRKQCALAALRDVKSYLTKEGGQIAVFDATNTTRERRHMILHFAKENDFKVFFIESVCDDPTVVASNIMEVKISSPDYKDCNSAEAMDDFMKRINCYEASYQPLDPDKCDRDLSLIKVIDVGRRFLVNRVQDHIQSRIVYYLMNIHVQPRTIYLCRHGESEHNLQGKIGGDSGLSSRGRKFANALSKFVEEQNLKDLKVWTSQLKSTIQTAEALQLPYEQWKALNEIDAGVCEEMTYEEIKDTYPEEYALREQDKYYYRYPTGESYQDLVQRLEPVIMELERQENVLVICHQAVLRCLLAYFLDKSAEEMPYLKCPLHAVLKLTPVAYGCRVESIYLNVESVSTHRERSEDAKKGPNPLMRRNSVTPLASPEPAKKPRINSFEEHMASASAALPTCLPPEVPTQLPGQQNMKGSPSGAEASRTH, encoded by the exons ATGGTGGGCCTCCCAGCCCGGGGGAAGACGTACATCTCCAAGAAGCTGACCCGCTACCTCAACTGGATTGGCGTCCCCACGAAAG TGTTCAACGTGGGCGAGTACCGCCGGGAGGCCGTGAAGCAGTACAGCTCCTACAACTTCTTCCGCCCCGACAATGAGGAGGCCATGAAAGTCCGCAA GCAGTGTGCGCTGGCTGCCTTGAGAGATGTCAAGAGTTACCTGACGAAGGAAGGGGGCCAAATTGCA GTTTTCGACGCCACCAATACTACTAGAGAGAGGAGACACATGATCCTTCATTTTGCCAAAGAAAATGATTTCAAG GTGTTTTTCATTGAGTCTGTGTGTGATGATCCTACAGTTGTGGCCTCCAACATCATG GAAGTGAAAATCTCCAGCCCGGATTACAAAGACTGCAACTCAGCAGAAGCTATGGACGATTTCATGAAGAGAATTAATTGCTATGAAGCCAGCTACCAGCCCCTCGACCCCGATAAATGTGACAG GGACCTGTCCCTGATCAAGGTGATCGACGTGGGCCGGCGGTTCCTGGTGAACAGGGTCCAGGACCACATCCAGAGCCGCATCGTGTACTACCTGATGAACATCCACGTGCAGCCCCGCACCATCTACCTGTGCCGGCATGGGGAGAGCGAGCACAACCTCCAGGGCAAGATCGGCGGGGACTCGGGCCTGTCCAGCAGGGGCAGGAAG ttcgCCAATGCCCTGAGCAAGTTTGTGGAGGAGCAGAACCTGAAGGACCTCAAGGTGTGGACCAGCCAGCTGAAGAGCACCATCCAGACGGCAGAGGCCCTGCAGCTCCCCTACGAGCAGTGGAAGGCGCTCAACGAGATTGACGCC GGTGTCTGTGAGGAGATGACCTACGAGGAGATCAAAGACACCTACCCCGAGGAGTACGCACTGCGCGAGCAGGACAAGTACTACTACCGCTACCCCACCGGGGAG TCCTACCAGGACCTGGTCCAGCGCCTGGAGCCGGTGATCATGGAGCTGGAGCGGCAGGAGAACGTGCTGGTCATCTGCCACCAGGCCGTCCTGCGCTGCCTCCTGGCCTACTTCCTGGACAAGAGCGCAG aGGAGATGCCCTACCTGAAATGCCCCCTTCACGCTGTCCTGAAGCTGACGCCTGTCGCTTACG GCTGCCGAGTAGAATCCATCTACCTGAACGTGGAGTCCGTGAGCACACATCGGGAGAGGTCAGAG GATGCAAAGAAGGGACCTAACCCGCTCATGAGACGCAATAGTGTCACCCCACTAGCCAGCCCCGAGCCCGCCAAAAAGCCTCGCATCAACAGCTTTGAGGAGCATATGGCCTCTGCCTCCgctgccctgcccacctgcctgccccCGGAGGTGCCCACGCAGCTGCCCGGACAA CAGAACATGAAAGGCTCCCCGAGCGGCGCGGAGGCCTCCAGGACGCACTGA
- the PFKFB3 gene encoding 6-phosphofructo-2-kinase/fructose-2,6-bisphosphatase 3 isoform X2 — protein sequence MPLELTQSRVQKIWIPVDHRPSLPRSCGPKLTNSPTVIVMVGLPARGKTYISKKLTRYLNWIGVPTKVFNVGEYRREAVKQYSSYNFFRPDNEEAMKVRKQCALAALRDVKSYLTKEGGQIAVFDATNTTRERRHMILHFAKENDFKVFFIESVCDDPTVVASNIMEVKISSPDYKDCNSAEAMDDFMKRINCYEASYQPLDPDKCDRDLSLIKVIDVGRRFLVNRVQDHIQSRIVYYLMNIHVQPRTIYLCRHGESEHNLQGKIGGDSGLSSRGRKFANALSKFVEEQNLKDLKVWTSQLKSTIQTAEALQLPYEQWKALNEIDAGVCEEMTYEEIKDTYPEEYALREQDKYYYRYPTGESYQDLVQRLEPVIMELERQENVLVICHQAVLRCLLAYFLDKSAEEMPYLKCPLHAVLKLTPVAYGCRVESIYLNVESVSTHRERSEDAKKGPNPLMRRNSVTPLASPEPAKKPRINSFEEHMASASAALPTCLPPEVPTQLPGQNMKGSPSGAEASRTH from the exons CCTGTGGGCCGAAGCTCACCAACTCCCCAACGGTGATTGTCATGGTGGGCCTCCCAGCCCGGGGGAAGACGTACATCTCCAAGAAGCTGACCCGCTACCTCAACTGGATTGGCGTCCCCACGAAAG TGTTCAACGTGGGCGAGTACCGCCGGGAGGCCGTGAAGCAGTACAGCTCCTACAACTTCTTCCGCCCCGACAATGAGGAGGCCATGAAAGTCCGCAA GCAGTGTGCGCTGGCTGCCTTGAGAGATGTCAAGAGTTACCTGACGAAGGAAGGGGGCCAAATTGCA GTTTTCGACGCCACCAATACTACTAGAGAGAGGAGACACATGATCCTTCATTTTGCCAAAGAAAATGATTTCAAG GTGTTTTTCATTGAGTCTGTGTGTGATGATCCTACAGTTGTGGCCTCCAACATCATG GAAGTGAAAATCTCCAGCCCGGATTACAAAGACTGCAACTCAGCAGAAGCTATGGACGATTTCATGAAGAGAATTAATTGCTATGAAGCCAGCTACCAGCCCCTCGACCCCGATAAATGTGACAG GGACCTGTCCCTGATCAAGGTGATCGACGTGGGCCGGCGGTTCCTGGTGAACAGGGTCCAGGACCACATCCAGAGCCGCATCGTGTACTACCTGATGAACATCCACGTGCAGCCCCGCACCATCTACCTGTGCCGGCATGGGGAGAGCGAGCACAACCTCCAGGGCAAGATCGGCGGGGACTCGGGCCTGTCCAGCAGGGGCAGGAAG ttcgCCAATGCCCTGAGCAAGTTTGTGGAGGAGCAGAACCTGAAGGACCTCAAGGTGTGGACCAGCCAGCTGAAGAGCACCATCCAGACGGCAGAGGCCCTGCAGCTCCCCTACGAGCAGTGGAAGGCGCTCAACGAGATTGACGCC GGTGTCTGTGAGGAGATGACCTACGAGGAGATCAAAGACACCTACCCCGAGGAGTACGCACTGCGCGAGCAGGACAAGTACTACTACCGCTACCCCACCGGGGAG TCCTACCAGGACCTGGTCCAGCGCCTGGAGCCGGTGATCATGGAGCTGGAGCGGCAGGAGAACGTGCTGGTCATCTGCCACCAGGCCGTCCTGCGCTGCCTCCTGGCCTACTTCCTGGACAAGAGCGCAG aGGAGATGCCCTACCTGAAATGCCCCCTTCACGCTGTCCTGAAGCTGACGCCTGTCGCTTACG GCTGCCGAGTAGAATCCATCTACCTGAACGTGGAGTCCGTGAGCACACATCGGGAGAGGTCAGAG GATGCAAAGAAGGGACCTAACCCGCTCATGAGACGCAATAGTGTCACCCCACTAGCCAGCCCCGAGCCCGCCAAAAAGCCTCGCATCAACAGCTTTGAGGAGCATATGGCCTCTGCCTCCgctgccctgcccacctgcctgccccCGGAGGTGCCCACGCAGCTGCCCGGACAA AACATGAAAGGCTCCCCGAGCGGCGCGGAGGCCTCCAGGACGCACTGA
- the PFKFB3 gene encoding 6-phosphofructo-2-kinase/fructose-2,6-bisphosphatase 3 isoform X7, with product MPLELTQSRVQKIWIPVDHRPSLPRSCGPKLTNSPTVIVMVGLPARGKTYISKKLTRYLNWIGVPTKVFNVGEYRREAVKQYSSYNFFRPDNEEAMKVRKQCALAALRDVKSYLTKEGGQIAVFDATNTTRERRHMILHFAKENDFKVFFIESVCDDPTVVASNIMEVKISSPDYKDCNSAEAMDDFMKRINCYEASYQPLDPDKCDRDLSLIKVIDVGRRFLVNRVQDHIQSRIVYYLMNIHVQPRTIYLCRHGESEHNLQGKIGGDSGLSSRGRKFANALSKFVEEQNLKDLKVWTSQLKSTIQTAEALQLPYEQWKALNEIDAGVCEEMTYEEIKDTYPEEYALREQDKYYYRYPTGESYQDLVQRLEPVIMELERQENVLVICHQAVLRCLLAYFLDKSAEEMPYLKCPLHAVLKLTPVAYGCRVESIYLNVESVSTHRERSENMKGSPSGAEASRTH from the exons CCTGTGGGCCGAAGCTCACCAACTCCCCAACGGTGATTGTCATGGTGGGCCTCCCAGCCCGGGGGAAGACGTACATCTCCAAGAAGCTGACCCGCTACCTCAACTGGATTGGCGTCCCCACGAAAG TGTTCAACGTGGGCGAGTACCGCCGGGAGGCCGTGAAGCAGTACAGCTCCTACAACTTCTTCCGCCCCGACAATGAGGAGGCCATGAAAGTCCGCAA GCAGTGTGCGCTGGCTGCCTTGAGAGATGTCAAGAGTTACCTGACGAAGGAAGGGGGCCAAATTGCA GTTTTCGACGCCACCAATACTACTAGAGAGAGGAGACACATGATCCTTCATTTTGCCAAAGAAAATGATTTCAAG GTGTTTTTCATTGAGTCTGTGTGTGATGATCCTACAGTTGTGGCCTCCAACATCATG GAAGTGAAAATCTCCAGCCCGGATTACAAAGACTGCAACTCAGCAGAAGCTATGGACGATTTCATGAAGAGAATTAATTGCTATGAAGCCAGCTACCAGCCCCTCGACCCCGATAAATGTGACAG GGACCTGTCCCTGATCAAGGTGATCGACGTGGGCCGGCGGTTCCTGGTGAACAGGGTCCAGGACCACATCCAGAGCCGCATCGTGTACTACCTGATGAACATCCACGTGCAGCCCCGCACCATCTACCTGTGCCGGCATGGGGAGAGCGAGCACAACCTCCAGGGCAAGATCGGCGGGGACTCGGGCCTGTCCAGCAGGGGCAGGAAG ttcgCCAATGCCCTGAGCAAGTTTGTGGAGGAGCAGAACCTGAAGGACCTCAAGGTGTGGACCAGCCAGCTGAAGAGCACCATCCAGACGGCAGAGGCCCTGCAGCTCCCCTACGAGCAGTGGAAGGCGCTCAACGAGATTGACGCC GGTGTCTGTGAGGAGATGACCTACGAGGAGATCAAAGACACCTACCCCGAGGAGTACGCACTGCGCGAGCAGGACAAGTACTACTACCGCTACCCCACCGGGGAG TCCTACCAGGACCTGGTCCAGCGCCTGGAGCCGGTGATCATGGAGCTGGAGCGGCAGGAGAACGTGCTGGTCATCTGCCACCAGGCCGTCCTGCGCTGCCTCCTGGCCTACTTCCTGGACAAGAGCGCAG aGGAGATGCCCTACCTGAAATGCCCCCTTCACGCTGTCCTGAAGCTGACGCCTGTCGCTTACG GCTGCCGAGTAGAATCCATCTACCTGAACGTGGAGTCCGTGAGCACACATCGGGAGAGGTCAGAG AACATGAAAGGCTCCCCGAGCGGCGCGGAGGCCTCCAGGACGCACTGA
- the PFKFB3 gene encoding 6-phosphofructo-2-kinase/fructose-2,6-bisphosphatase 3 isoform X4 codes for MPLELTQSRVQKIWIPVDHRPSLPRSCGPKLTNSPTVIVMVGLPARGKTYISKKLTRYLNWIGVPTKVFNVGEYRREAVKQYSSYNFFRPDNEEAMKVRKQCALAALRDVKSYLTKEGGQIAVFDATNTTRERRHMILHFAKENDFKVFFIESVCDDPTVVASNIMEVKISSPDYKDCNSAEAMDDFMKRINCYEASYQPLDPDKCDRDLSLIKVIDVGRRFLVNRVQDHIQSRIVYYLMNIHVQPRTIYLCRHGESEHNLQGKIGGDSGLSSRGRKFANALSKFVEEQNLKDLKVWTSQLKSTIQTAEALQLPYEQWKALNEIDAGVCEEMTYEEIKDTYPEEYALREQDKYYYRYPTGESYQDLVQRLEPVIMELERQENVLVICHQAVLRCLLAYFLDKSAEEMPYLKCPLHAVLKLTPVAYGCRVESIYLNVESVSTHRERSEDAKKGPNPLMRRNSVTPLASPEPAKKPRINSFEEHMASASAALPTCLPPEVPTQLPGQPLLGKACFRT; via the exons CCTGTGGGCCGAAGCTCACCAACTCCCCAACGGTGATTGTCATGGTGGGCCTCCCAGCCCGGGGGAAGACGTACATCTCCAAGAAGCTGACCCGCTACCTCAACTGGATTGGCGTCCCCACGAAAG TGTTCAACGTGGGCGAGTACCGCCGGGAGGCCGTGAAGCAGTACAGCTCCTACAACTTCTTCCGCCCCGACAATGAGGAGGCCATGAAAGTCCGCAA GCAGTGTGCGCTGGCTGCCTTGAGAGATGTCAAGAGTTACCTGACGAAGGAAGGGGGCCAAATTGCA GTTTTCGACGCCACCAATACTACTAGAGAGAGGAGACACATGATCCTTCATTTTGCCAAAGAAAATGATTTCAAG GTGTTTTTCATTGAGTCTGTGTGTGATGATCCTACAGTTGTGGCCTCCAACATCATG GAAGTGAAAATCTCCAGCCCGGATTACAAAGACTGCAACTCAGCAGAAGCTATGGACGATTTCATGAAGAGAATTAATTGCTATGAAGCCAGCTACCAGCCCCTCGACCCCGATAAATGTGACAG GGACCTGTCCCTGATCAAGGTGATCGACGTGGGCCGGCGGTTCCTGGTGAACAGGGTCCAGGACCACATCCAGAGCCGCATCGTGTACTACCTGATGAACATCCACGTGCAGCCCCGCACCATCTACCTGTGCCGGCATGGGGAGAGCGAGCACAACCTCCAGGGCAAGATCGGCGGGGACTCGGGCCTGTCCAGCAGGGGCAGGAAG ttcgCCAATGCCCTGAGCAAGTTTGTGGAGGAGCAGAACCTGAAGGACCTCAAGGTGTGGACCAGCCAGCTGAAGAGCACCATCCAGACGGCAGAGGCCCTGCAGCTCCCCTACGAGCAGTGGAAGGCGCTCAACGAGATTGACGCC GGTGTCTGTGAGGAGATGACCTACGAGGAGATCAAAGACACCTACCCCGAGGAGTACGCACTGCGCGAGCAGGACAAGTACTACTACCGCTACCCCACCGGGGAG TCCTACCAGGACCTGGTCCAGCGCCTGGAGCCGGTGATCATGGAGCTGGAGCGGCAGGAGAACGTGCTGGTCATCTGCCACCAGGCCGTCCTGCGCTGCCTCCTGGCCTACTTCCTGGACAAGAGCGCAG aGGAGATGCCCTACCTGAAATGCCCCCTTCACGCTGTCCTGAAGCTGACGCCTGTCGCTTACG GCTGCCGAGTAGAATCCATCTACCTGAACGTGGAGTCCGTGAGCACACATCGGGAGAGGTCAGAG GATGCAAAGAAGGGACCTAACCCGCTCATGAGACGCAATAGTGTCACCCCACTAGCCAGCCCCGAGCCCGCCAAAAAGCCTCGCATCAACAGCTTTGAGGAGCATATGGCCTCTGCCTCCgctgccctgcccacctgcctgccccCGGAGGTGCCCACGCAGCTGCCCGGACAA CCTTTGCTAGGGAAAGCCTGTTT CAGAACATGA